Proteins found in one Planctomycetes bacterium MalM25 genomic segment:
- the acpP_2 gene encoding Acyl carrier protein has protein sequence MTREDIREEILDILGDIAPDEDLSDLDDSKSFRDQMELDSMDFLDIVMELRKRHRVQIPEEDYPNLASMDSTVQYLEPMMKDIVKA, from the coding sequence ATGACCCGCGAAGACATCCGCGAAGAGATCCTCGACATCCTCGGCGACATCGCCCCGGACGAGGACCTCAGCGATCTGGACGACTCCAAGAGCTTCCGCGACCAGATGGAGCTCGACTCGATGGACTTCCTCGACATCGTGATGGAACTGCGCAAGCGCCACCGCGTGCAGATCCCCGAGGAGGACTACCCCAACCTCGCCAGCATGGATTCGACGGTCCAGTACCTCGAGCCCATGATGAAGGACATCGTGAAGGCCTGA
- a CDS encoding Acetyltransferase (GNAT) family protein, translating into MIRPLKSDDLPAVKAVIDACGLFPSEMLDEMVAAFFGEEPCQEFWLVYDPPESEGAPVAVAYCAQERMTEGTWNQLLIAVHPEHQRQGIGTQLMQATEGVLREHRQPLMLVETSGTDEFEPTRAFYRAAGYEEEARLRDFYAPGDDKIVFRKALT; encoded by the coding sequence ATGATCCGCCCTCTCAAGTCCGACGACCTCCCCGCCGTCAAAGCGGTCATCGACGCGTGCGGGTTGTTCCCGTCGGAGATGCTCGACGAGATGGTCGCGGCGTTCTTCGGCGAGGAACCTTGCCAGGAGTTCTGGTTGGTCTACGACCCGCCCGAGAGCGAGGGCGCGCCGGTGGCGGTCGCGTACTGCGCTCAGGAACGGATGACCGAGGGGACGTGGAACCAGCTGCTGATCGCCGTCCACCCGGAGCATCAGCGTCAGGGGATCGGCACGCAGCTGATGCAGGCGACCGAGGGGGTGCTGCGGGAGCACCGGCAGCCCCTGATGCTGGTCGAGACCTCGGGGACTGACGAGTTCGAGCCGACCCGGGCGTTCTACCGGGCCGCCGGCTACGAGGAGGAGGCCCGCCTCCGCGACTTCTACGCCCCGGGCGACGACAAGATCGTCTTTCGCAAGGCGCTCACTTAG
- a CDS encoding Transposase IS200 like protein, with amino-acid sequence MAQSLANVIVHLVFSTKHRVPLIDASVEADLHAYLAGVAKHLDCQPHKIGGVEDHVHVACSLARTIAVADLVQELKQSSSKWIKIRSDACGSFAWQNGYGAFSVSQSHLEALRRYVATQREHHRQQTYQEEFRTLLERYRIDYDERYVWD; translated from the coding sequence ATGGCGCAATCACTGGCGAATGTCATCGTTCATTTGGTGTTTTCAACGAAGCACCGGGTGCCGTTGATCGACGCCTCGGTCGAGGCCGATCTGCACGCCTATCTCGCGGGCGTCGCCAAGCACCTCGATTGCCAGCCGCACAAGATCGGCGGCGTCGAGGACCACGTGCATGTGGCGTGCTCGCTAGCGCGGACGATCGCGGTCGCCGACCTCGTTCAGGAACTCAAGCAATCCTCCTCGAAGTGGATTAAGATCCGCAGCGATGCGTGCGGTTCCTTCGCGTGGCAGAACGGCTACGGCGCCTTCTCGGTTAGCCAGTCGCACCTCGAAGCGTTGCGGCGATACGTCGCCACTCAACGCGAGCATCATCGACAGCAGACCTATCAAGAAGAATTCCGAACCCTCCTGGAGCGATACCGAATCGACTACGACGAACGCTACGTCTGGGATTGA
- the fabF_2 gene encoding 3-oxoacyl-[acyl-carrier-protein] synthase 2 translates to MISLGSPTDRIVITGIGLTSPNGNTLAEYRQALLDGRSGVSDYEIRYVGKTLAGVCDFDELKYQKRRNVRRGTRAASIAIYCANEAIADSGVDWDNTDRERVGVYLGVTEHGNVETENEIHEIKGYDYDTSVWSHHHNPRTVANNPAGEVTLNLGITGPHYTIGAACAAGNAGMIQGAQMLRLGECDVAIAGGVSESIHTFGIFAGFASQGALAENDDPAKASRPFDKSRNGIVVSEGGAIYILERYEDAKRRGAKIYGEIAGYAMNSDASDFVLPNPDEQSRCMRMALDRAGMQAEDVGVVSTHATATTSGDIQECEAVRRVFGASEPTLINNTKSYIGHAMGAAGALELAGNLPSFDDGVVHPTINVDELDPECEIPGLVINEAREGAKVDAILNNSFGMLGINSALIVKKV, encoded by the coding sequence ATGATCAGCCTCGGCAGCCCGACCGATCGCATCGTCATCACCGGGATCGGTCTGACCTCGCCCAACGGCAACACGCTCGCCGAGTACCGGCAGGCGTTGCTCGACGGCCGCAGCGGAGTGAGCGACTACGAGATCCGCTACGTCGGCAAGACGCTCGCCGGCGTCTGCGACTTCGACGAACTGAAGTACCAGAAACGCCGCAACGTCCGCCGCGGCACGCGGGCGGCCAGCATCGCGATCTACTGCGCGAACGAGGCGATCGCCGACTCGGGCGTCGATTGGGACAACACCGACCGCGAGCGTGTCGGCGTTTATCTCGGCGTGACCGAGCACGGCAACGTCGAGACCGAGAACGAGATCCACGAGATCAAGGGCTACGACTACGACACGAGCGTCTGGTCGCACCACCACAACCCCCGCACCGTCGCGAACAACCCGGCCGGTGAGGTCACGCTCAACCTCGGTATCACCGGGCCGCACTACACGATCGGCGCCGCCTGTGCGGCGGGCAACGCCGGCATGATCCAGGGCGCCCAGATGCTGCGCCTCGGCGAGTGCGACGTAGCGATCGCGGGGGGCGTCTCCGAGAGCATCCACACGTTCGGCATCTTCGCCGGATTCGCCAGCCAGGGCGCGCTCGCCGAGAACGACGACCCGGCCAAGGCCTCCCGCCCGTTCGATAAGTCACGCAACGGCATCGTCGTTTCCGAGGGCGGCGCTATCTATATCCTTGAGCGGTACGAGGACGCGAAGCGTCGCGGCGCCAAGATCTACGGTGAGATCGCCGGCTACGCGATGAACTCCGATGCGAGCGACTTCGTCCTGCCCAACCCGGACGAGCAGTCCCGCTGCATGCGGATGGCGCTCGATCGGGCCGGCATGCAGGCCGAGGACGTCGGCGTCGTCAGCACCCACGCCACCGCGACCACCAGCGGCGACATCCAAGAATGCGAGGCGGTCCGCCGCGTGTTCGGTGCGAGCGAGCCGACGCTGATCAACAACACGAAGAGCTACATCGGCCACGCGATGGGGGCCGCCGGCGCGCTGGAGCTTGCGGGCAACCTCCCGTCGTTCGATGACGGGGTCGTCCACCCGACCATCAACGTCGACGAGCTCGACCCCGAGTGCGAAATCCCCGGCCTGGTGATCAACGAAGCCCGCGAGGGCGCCAAGGTCGACGCCATCCTCAACAACTCATTCGGCATGCTGGGCATCAACTCAGCGCTGATCGTTAAAAAGGTTTAA
- the crtI gene encoding Phytoene desaturase (lycopene-forming), whose translation MYDTIIIGAGMSGLAAGIRLAMYDQRVCVLEKHTTIGGLNSFYRLRRRDYDVGLHALTNITPKGTKQGPLARLLRQLRFKWDDFQISPQIGSQIVFPGHKLAFDNDPELLQAEVARDFPAQGDNFRRLVASICDYNDLTDEHQQLSAREVVASYVSDPVLVEMLFCPLMFYGSAREHDMDWGQFCIMFRSIFLEGLGRPHAGVRLILKNLVKKFRGLGGELKLRTGVDRLHVEDGRVAGVKLDSGEMITGKRVLSSAGWCETMRLCDDGTPVEVAGSPQRSAGRLSFCETISTLDVDPKEMGYDRTITFFNDHDRFDWTVPEVPCDLRSGVICSPNNFDYVAEDGGAKGLDDRNGGHGVMRTTVLANFDYWNGLNEQDYELEKLRWFEAINEAAVRFTPDYRGRIIDTDMFTPTTIVRFTGHDNGAVYGAPEKQLDGTTHLDNLFVCGTDQGFVGIVGSIVSGIGMANLHCLKD comes from the coding sequence ATGTACGACACCATCATCATCGGCGCCGGCATGAGCGGGCTCGCCGCCGGCATCCGGTTGGCGATGTACGACCAGCGCGTCTGCGTGCTGGAGAAGCACACCACGATCGGCGGGCTCAACTCGTTTTACCGCCTCCGCCGGCGGGACTACGACGTCGGCCTGCACGCGCTGACGAACATCACGCCCAAGGGGACCAAGCAGGGCCCCCTCGCGCGGCTGCTGCGGCAGCTCCGCTTCAAGTGGGACGACTTCCAGATCTCGCCGCAGATCGGTTCGCAGATCGTCTTCCCCGGGCACAAGCTCGCGTTCGACAACGACCCCGAGCTGCTGCAGGCCGAGGTCGCCCGCGACTTCCCAGCGCAGGGGGACAACTTCCGGCGGCTGGTCGCGTCGATCTGCGACTACAACGACCTGACCGACGAGCACCAGCAGCTCTCGGCCCGCGAAGTGGTCGCCTCGTACGTGAGTGACCCGGTGCTGGTCGAGATGCTCTTCTGCCCGCTCATGTTCTACGGCTCGGCGCGCGAGCACGACATGGATTGGGGGCAGTTCTGCATCATGTTCCGCAGCATCTTCCTGGAGGGCCTCGGCCGCCCCCACGCCGGCGTGCGGTTGATCCTCAAGAACCTCGTGAAGAAGTTCCGGGGGCTCGGCGGCGAGCTGAAGCTCCGCACGGGCGTCGACCGCCTGCACGTGGAGGACGGCCGCGTCGCGGGCGTGAAGCTCGACAGCGGCGAGATGATCACCGGCAAACGCGTCCTCTCCTCGGCCGGCTGGTGCGAGACGATGCGCCTGTGCGACGACGGAACGCCCGTCGAGGTCGCCGGCTCGCCGCAGCGTTCGGCGGGGCGGCTCTCTTTCTGCGAGACGATCAGCACGCTCGACGTTGATCCGAAGGAGATGGGCTACGATCGCACGATCACCTTCTTCAACGACCACGACCGCTTCGACTGGACCGTGCCCGAGGTCCCGTGCGACTTGCGTTCAGGCGTGATCTGCAGCCCGAACAACTTCGACTACGTTGCCGAGGACGGGGGCGCCAAGGGCCTCGACGACCGCAACGGTGGCCACGGCGTGATGCGCACGACCGTGCTCGCCAACTTCGATTACTGGAACGGTCTTAACGAACAAGATTACGAGCTCGAAAAACTCCGCTGGTTCGAGGCGATCAACGAGGCCGCCGTCCGCTTCACGCCCGACTACCGCGGGCGGATCATCGACACGGACATGTTCACGCCGACGACGATCGTTCGCTTCACCGGCCACGACAACGGCGCCGTCTACGGCGCGCCGGAGAAGCAGCTCGACGGCACGACGCACCTCGACAACCTGTTCGTCTGCGGCACCGACCAGGGCTTCGTCGGCATCGTGGGGAGCATCGTCAGCGGCATCGGCATGGCGAATTTGCATTGTTTGAAGGACTGA
- the xylB gene encoding Xylulose kinase, with protein MSVFLGIDIGTSGTKTIAINAEGTVLAGAGASYPCEHPRPLWSEQDPEDWWQATVQTVRKVIRQAKLKKGDVKAIGLSGQMHGSVFLDKRGKVLRPAILWNDQRTAAECEEIESLAGGRKRLVKMVANPALTGFQAPKILWLRNHEPKKFDKLAHVLLPKDDVRRRLTGELATEVSDASGTLLLDVVKRKWSKPLLNKLGLDPAILPTCVESEDVTGTLTKEAADLLGLSTDCLVVGGAGDCAAGAIGNGIVKKGLVNTSLGTSGVVFAHSDEPEFDPAGRLHTFCHAVRGKWHQMGVTLTAAGALSWFVDTLCQADRQLAKSKKLGPGLFDQLVAEAAEHSPGAEGLYFLPYLAGERTPHADPNARGAFVGLTLGHDRGAMVRAVMEGVTYALRDSLDLMRALGVPIREVRATGGGAKSPFWRQMQADMFGAKVHRMQADEGPAFGVALLAAVGAGEYRSITQACAATVSTATETKPDAKARKAYNQRVETYRELYRCLKPAYEAISTE; from the coding sequence ATGAGCGTCTTTCTCGGCATCGACATCGGCACCTCGGGGACCAAGACGATCGCGATCAACGCCGAGGGGACCGTCCTCGCCGGCGCCGGGGCGTCGTACCCCTGCGAGCATCCGCGGCCGCTGTGGAGCGAGCAAGACCCCGAGGACTGGTGGCAGGCGACCGTCCAGACTGTCCGCAAGGTGATCCGGCAGGCGAAACTCAAGAAGGGCGACGTCAAAGCGATCGGCCTCTCCGGCCAGATGCACGGCTCGGTCTTCCTCGACAAGCGAGGCAAAGTGCTCCGCCCCGCGATCCTGTGGAACGACCAGCGGACCGCCGCTGAGTGCGAAGAGATCGAGTCCCTCGCCGGCGGGCGGAAGCGGCTGGTGAAGATGGTCGCGAACCCCGCCCTAACCGGCTTCCAGGCGCCCAAGATCCTCTGGCTCCGCAACCACGAGCCGAAGAAGTTCGACAAGCTGGCCCACGTCCTCCTGCCCAAGGACGACGTCCGCCGGCGGCTGACGGGCGAGCTGGCGACCGAGGTCTCCGACGCGAGCGGCACCCTTCTCCTGGATGTCGTGAAGCGGAAGTGGTCCAAGCCGCTGCTGAACAAGCTCGGCCTCGACCCGGCGATCCTGCCGACCTGCGTCGAGTCGGAGGATGTCACCGGAACGCTGACCAAGGAGGCGGCCGACCTGCTCGGCCTATCGACCGACTGCCTTGTCGTCGGCGGCGCTGGCGACTGTGCGGCGGGGGCGATCGGCAACGGCATCGTGAAGAAGGGCCTCGTGAACACCTCGCTGGGAACCAGCGGCGTGGTCTTTGCCCACAGCGACGAGCCCGAGTTTGACCCGGCGGGCCGGCTGCACACCTTCTGCCACGCCGTCCGCGGCAAGTGGCACCAGATGGGCGTCACCCTCACCGCGGCGGGCGCGCTGAGCTGGTTCGTCGATACCCTGTGCCAAGCCGACCGCCAGCTGGCGAAGTCGAAGAAGTTGGGACCGGGGCTCTTCGATCAGCTGGTCGCCGAAGCGGCCGAGCACTCGCCTGGCGCGGAGGGGCTGTACTTCTTGCCTTACCTGGCCGGCGAACGGACGCCCCATGCCGACCCAAACGCCCGCGGGGCGTTCGTCGGCCTGACGCTCGGCCACGACCGGGGGGCGATGGTCCGCGCCGTGATGGAAGGGGTCACCTACGCCCTCCGGGACAGCCTCGACCTCATGCGGGCGCTCGGCGTGCCGATCCGCGAGGTCCGCGCAACCGGCGGCGGGGCGAAGAGCCCCTTCTGGCGGCAGATGCAGGCCGACATGTTCGGCGCCAAGGTCCACCGCATGCAGGCCGACGAGGGCCCCGCGTTTGGCGTCGCGCTGCTGGCGGCCGTCGGCGCGGGCGAGTATCGCTCGATCACCCAGGCGTGCGCCGCCACGGTCTCCACGGCCACGGAAACCAAGCCGGATGCCAAGGCTCGCAAGGCGTACAACCAGCGGGTCGAGACGTACCGCGAGCTTTACCGGTGTCTGAAGCCGGCCTACGAAGCGATCAGCACGGAATGA